One Bosea sp. 124 genomic window, TGTGCCGCGCGCTTGCCGTTGAAAGCGATCACGGCCGGAGCAAAGGATCTCATCTTCTCTTTGAAACCTTCGATGTCGAAATGCGCCGGCAGCAGATCCGAATCCGGTCCCGATGACGCCTTCGCCACATCGGTCAGGCCCATGCCGAGCCGCAGCAGTTCCGGAAATTCCTCCGGAGCGAGCTGGCGCGGCGTCAGGCCGACGGCATGGAGCGCCTTCCAGAACCTGTTGCCGGGTCCGGCATAATAGGCTCCCCGCCTCGCCGATACGGCCCCTGCCTGCGTGCCGCAGAAGACAACGCGCAGGCCGGGAGCCAGGATGTCGGGGAGGACTGGCTGCTCCAGCGTCATGGTCGGGCTTGTCCCGACCATCCGCGCCTTCCTGCGTCGAGGACGGAGTTCAAGGCGTGGATGCTCGCCACGCGGGCGAGCATGACGGTTGTGTGCGCCTGCCGCCGTTCACTTGCCGGCGACGTATTTCGTCTCGACCAGATCCTTCAGATCGGGCTTGGCCTTGATCAGGCCGATCTCGAGCAGCAGGTCGGCAGCCTTGGCCGAGAAGGCCTGCCACTCGCCCGAGAAGAAGGCCTTGTTGCCCGCCGCATCCGACCAGCGCAGGAAGCCGGCCGACTTGCCGAACTGCTCGCCGGTCTGCTTCACATCGGCGCCCATGATGCCGAAGGCCTTGTCCTTGTCAGCCTTGATCAGGTCGAGCGCCTCGAAATAGCTCTTGGTCAGCGCGGCGGCGGCCGTGTCGTTGGCGGCGAGGAAGGCCGGCGTGCAACCGAAAGTGTCCATCACCATCGGATAGTCGAGCGTCGTGGCGATGATCTTGCCGGCGTCGGGCTTCTCGCGCACGGCGGAGAGATAGGGCTCATAGGTCAGGGCCGCGTCGTTCTGGCCGGCGATGAAGGCCTGTGCCGCAGGGCCGGGCTCCATGTTCACGACCGTCACGTCCTTCACGGACATGCCGTTCTCCTTGAGGAACCAGGCGAGCGCGAAATAGGGCGAGGTGCCCGGCGCCGAGGCCGCGACGGTCTTGCCCTTGAGGTCCTTGATCGAGCCGATCGCACTGCGCGTCACCATGCCGTCGGCGCCGTAGCTCTTGTCGAGCTGGAAGATCTGCTTGGTCTTCACGCCCGCAGCGTCCCAGACGATCCAGGTCTCGACGGTCGTCGCGGCGCACTGGATGTCGCCGGACGCGATCGCGAGGTGACGGTCCTTCTGCGGGATCTTCTTGATCGTGACGTCGAGACCGTTCTTGGCGAAGATGCCGGCCTCCTTGGCGAGGACGAGCGGTGCGAAGCCGGTCCAGCCGGAAATGCCGATATTCACCTTGGTCTGCGCCTGCGCACCGCCCGCGGCGAGAGCCGCCGCAAGGCCGAGGCCCACCACCGTTCCGAAACGCTTCCAGGCTGTCATGACGGGACCCTTCCCCTGTGTTGTGATGTCCGGCTTCGTGCGAGGACCAAAGCCCATCGCACCGCATGGCGCGGCCAGATGCAACCTTCGTTCCAGACGAGGTTAAATGCATATGCAAATCCGTCAAGCGGCCGATCACCATCGCTGGGGACAGCAATGACATTCTCTTGTTTGACAGAGACGGGAACATCCCTTCCCCTGAGCACCCCTCGAACGACTTGCTCCTTCTTCGCCCAGGAACGATCAGAATGAACGGTGCCGACCGCCTCTGCGACACGCTGCTCGTCAACGGCGTGGATGTCTGCTTTGCCAATCCCGGCACGTCCGAGATGCATTTCGTCGCGGCGCTCGACCGCAAGCCGCAGATGCGCTGCGTGCTCGGGCTGTTCGAGGGTGTGGTGACGGGCGCGGCTGATGGCTATGCCCGCATGGCGGACAAGCCGGCGGCGACGCTGCTGCATTGCGGACCCGGCATGGCGAATGCGCTTGCCAACATGCACAATGCCAGGCGCGCCTGGACGCCGATGCTGAACGTCGTCGGCGACCACGCGACCTACCACCTGCAGCATGACGCGCCGCTGACCAGCGACATCGAGAGCCTGGCGAAGCCGATGTCGCATTACGTCCGGCGCATCGCCAGCCCCGAGGATGTCGGGCCGGCGATCGGCGAATCCTATGCCGCCGCAATGTCGCTGCCCGGCGTCGCCACCGCGATCCTGCCTGCCGACTGCGCCTGGGGCAGCGTGGAGCCGGCCGAGGTCAAAGCCACCCCTGTGCCCGCCTTCAGGACCGTCGCGGCGGAGACGGTGCGCGAGGTCGCCGCCGCCTTGCGCAAGCATGGCGCCCGCGCCGCGCTGATGATGACCGGCTCATCACTGCGCGAGGGGCCGCTCGAGACCGCGGCCCGTATCTGCGCGGCGACGGGCTGCAAGATGTACGGCCAGATGTCGAACGGCCGCATCGAGCGCGGTGCCGGGCGCGTCGCGCTTCCCAAGGTGTTCTACCCCGTCGACATGGCGCTGGAGCAGTTGAAGGATATCGACCTGCTGGTGCTGGTCGGCGCGCAGATTCCGGTCGGCTTCTTCGCCTATCCGGGCAAGCCCGGCCGGCTGATCCATGACGGCTGCGTCGTGACCAAACTCGCCACCATGGGCGACGATCTCGTCGGCGCGCTCGCGGCGCTGGCCGAGGAGACCGGCGCGACGAAGGCGGAACCTGCCTTCATCGCCAAGGCCCAGACCGAGACGGCTCTGCCGACCGGCGATCTCGACGCCGACAAGGTCTGCACCATCGTCGCGCGGCTCTTGCCCGAACAAGCGATCATCTGCGACGAGTCGGTCTCGTCGGGCCGCGTCTTCTACCAGCAATGCCACAGCGCACCGCAGCACGATTATCTGCAGCTCACCGGCGGGGCGATCGGCGAAGGCATTCCGATGTGCGTCGGCGCCGCCGTCGCCTGCCCAGACCGCAAGGTCATCGGCATGCAGGCCGACGGCTCGGGCATGTACACGGTCCAGGGCCTGTGGACTCAGGCACGCGAGAACCTCGACATTGTCACGGTGATCTTCGCGAACCGGACCTATGCGATCCTGCATGGCGAGATGCGCGCCGTCGGCGTCAATGATTTCGGCCGCAACGCCACGCTGATGCTCAATCTCGACGAGCCGGCGCTGGACTGGGTCGCGATGGCGCGCGGCATGGGTGTGGAAGCAGCGCGAGCGACCACGGCCGAGGAGTTCACCAGGCTGTTCAAGGGCGCGCTCGGACGGAAGGGGCCGTTCCTGATCGAGGCGGTAATTTAAGGCGGCAACAGTGTCATTCTCGGGCGCCCGCAGGGCGACCCGAGAATCTCCTGCCGGATGAACCGCCCCGGGGATAACCGGTGCCCCGATTGCGATGAGATGGTCGGGTCAAGCCCGACCATGACTCGCGTTGAGGCTATCCCTTGAACCCGCCAATAAACGCATCCAGGCAATCCCCGATCGCCTCGATCGCATAGCCGCCCTCCTGCACCACCAGCGTCGGCAGGCCGAAGGCCTTCACCTTGGTGGCGATGGTGCCGAAATCGGCGGCGTCCAGTTTGAGCACACCGATCGGGTCGTCCTTGTGGGCGTCGTAGCCGAGCGCGACGATGACGACATCTGCTCCGAAGTCGCGGATCGCCTCGCCCGCCCGGTCGACAGCCGCCGCCATCGCAGCGCCGCCAGAGCCGTGGGCCAAAGGCAGATTGAGGTTGAAACCTTCGCCCGGGCCGTTGCCGCGCTCGTCCTCATAGCCGGTGTAGAACGGGTAGTAGTTCGAGGGATCGGCATGGACCGAGATCGTCAGCACATCGTTGCGGCGATAGAAGATCTGCTGCGTGCCGTCGCCGTGATGGGCATCGACGTCGAGGATCGCGACCTTCCTGAAGCTCGAACGCAGGCGCTGGGCCGCGATCGCGGTATTGTTGAGATAGCAGAAGCCGGTGGCGCGGTCGGCCCGGGCATGATGGCCGGAGGGGCGGCAGAGCGAATAGACCGCCTTTTCGCCAGCCAGGATCGCATCGGCCGCCGTTACAGCTGTTTCGGCCGAGAGCAGCGTCGAATGCCAGCAATGCTCGCCGATCGGAACCGACATGTCGCCAAGATACCAGCCGAGCTGGCCGATGTAGCCGGTCGGCCGGCAGGGTGGGCGGACGTCCTCGTCGGGGCGGCCGCTCCAATAGGGGAAGGTGCTCGGCCAGACCTCGGGGCCGCGCTCGGCCGGGAGTTCCTGCCAGCGCGCCCAGGCGGTTTCGAGAAACTTGACGAAGCCGGCATCGTGGATCGCCAGGATCGGCGCCGTGCCATGCGAGGCCGGCCGCTCGGGCGCGATGCCATGTTTCGCCAGCGCTCCGAGCAGGCGCGCCGTGCGCTCCGGCAGATCCTTCGGCGCGACGACGCGACCAAAGCGCATATACTGCCGGGGATCGTGCAGCGACTGGTCGGGATGATAGAAGGCACGCATGGCTCGAAGGCTCTCCTGCAACGGGCAAATCTGCCGCCCGAAGACGGGCGGGCCATCAAGCTAGCAAAGCCCGGGCCGGCGCGTCAGACCGCGACGACGCCGCCCTGCCCTGCATCAGCGACGGGCAGCAGGCCGCCACGACCGAGCAGCGCCGGAACCTGATCGGCCGGCACCGGGCGGGAATAGAGATAGCCCTGGGCGAAGCCACATCCCAGCGCACGCAGGAACATCCGCTGATCTTGCGTCTCGACGCCTTCCGCGATCACGTCCAGGCCGAGTTCGGCCGTGAGCGCGACGACGGCGCGCACGATCGCGGCATCCTCGCCACCTTCCCCGACCCGCATGACGAAGCCGCGGTCGATCTTGACGACATCGACCGGGAAACGGCGCAGATGCGTCAGCGAGGCATAGCCGGTGCCGAAATCATCGAGCGCCACGCGGATGCCGGCTGCGCGCAGGCGCTGCAATGCGGGGCCCGCCTGCTCGCCCTGACGCGTCAGCAGCACGTTCTCGGTGACCTCGACACCGAACTGCTCCGGCGACAGACCGGCCGTCGCCAGCTTGCCGAGGAGGGTTTC contains:
- a CDS encoding mismatch-specific DNA-glycosylase, which produces MVGTSPTMTLEQPVLPDILAPGLRVVFCGTQAGAVSARRGAYYAGPGNRFWKALHAVGLTPRQLAPEEFPELLRLGMGLTDVAKASSGPDSDLLPAHFDIEGFKEKMRSFAPAVIAFNGKRAAQAVLGLRDSTLPYGLWQARMEGASVFVLPSTSGAASGFWSLAPWRNLAAVLNREAPRS
- a CDS encoding ABC transporter substrate-binding protein, translated to MTAWKRFGTVVGLGLAAALAAGGAQAQTKVNIGISGWTGFAPLVLAKEAGIFAKNGLDVTIKKIPQKDRHLAIASGDIQCAATTVETWIVWDAAGVKTKQIFQLDKSYGADGMVTRSAIGSIKDLKGKTVAASAPGTSPYFALAWFLKENGMSVKDVTVVNMEPGPAAQAFIAGQNDAALTYEPYLSAVREKPDAGKIIATTLDYPMVMDTFGCTPAFLAANDTAAAALTKSYFEALDLIKADKDKAFGIMGADVKQTGEQFGKSAGFLRWSDAAGNKAFFSGEWQAFSAKAADLLLEIGLIKAKPDLKDLVETKYVAGK
- a CDS encoding acetolactate synthase large subunit, with the protein product MNGADRLCDTLLVNGVDVCFANPGTSEMHFVAALDRKPQMRCVLGLFEGVVTGAADGYARMADKPAATLLHCGPGMANALANMHNARRAWTPMLNVVGDHATYHLQHDAPLTSDIESLAKPMSHYVRRIASPEDVGPAIGESYAAAMSLPGVATAILPADCAWGSVEPAEVKATPVPAFRTVAAETVREVAAALRKHGARAALMMTGSSLREGPLETAARICAATGCKMYGQMSNGRIERGAGRVALPKVFYPVDMALEQLKDIDLLVLVGAQIPVGFFAYPGKPGRLIHDGCVVTKLATMGDDLVGALAALAEETGATKAEPAFIAKAQTETALPTGDLDADKVCTIVARLLPEQAIICDESVSSGRVFYQQCHSAPQHDYLQLTGGAIGEGIPMCVGAAVACPDRKVIGMQADGSGMYTVQGLWTQARENLDIVTVIFANRTYAILHGEMRAVGVNDFGRNATLMLNLDEPALDWVAMARGMGVEAARATTAEEFTRLFKGALGRKGPFLIEAVI
- a CDS encoding histone deacetylase family protein produces the protein MRAFYHPDQSLHDPRQYMRFGRVVAPKDLPERTARLLGALAKHGIAPERPASHGTAPILAIHDAGFVKFLETAWARWQELPAERGPEVWPSTFPYWSGRPDEDVRPPCRPTGYIGQLGWYLGDMSVPIGEHCWHSTLLSAETAVTAADAILAGEKAVYSLCRPSGHHARADRATGFCYLNNTAIAAQRLRSSFRKVAILDVDAHHGDGTQQIFYRRNDVLTISVHADPSNYYPFYTGYEDERGNGPGEGFNLNLPLAHGSGGAAMAAAVDRAGEAIRDFGADVVIVALGYDAHKDDPIGVLKLDAADFGTIATKVKAFGLPTLVVQEGGYAIEAIGDCLDAFIGGFKG